A single genomic interval of Methanobrevibacter boviskoreani JH1 harbors:
- a CDS encoding ATP-grasp domain-containing protein, whose protein sequence is MDNLVILGIDTRPQVNSALKLKYNVYSSAYYTTIDFPKNVLEKHILNEEADTSCGLFEENYSAKKLLINVRDYLDSADNIILTSGISGDDFTGEFKKYKSKIIGNKSTEHVSDKYRFYNKISNKFLCPMTFLISDVDELGEILKEYDDVSFIVKPNKGSGGYDTIHLNYDAYIKDNQIKNSIENILLSQDEILVQEFISGVNISSSVLASSTDAKTIMNTRLLTLDDIGFKGDYRYCGNIMPLDIKSIQQFTRFNIPHDEIGIKNLNEDMNMLSEEIIKESKLIGSNGVDLILSGEENNEGNILNNDIYLIEVNPRFQGTYECVEKVLSINLLEEHIKACNGELIEELNPNAHAIKEILYAQSKIKQGNLNIDGLYDISHENTIIEKDQPLVTIIKECGNVKKGLKEIKSLKDKINSNIYPIDN, encoded by the coding sequence ATGGATAATCTAGTTATACTTGGAATTGATACTCGTCCTCAGGTAAATTCAGCTTTAAAACTAAAATACAACGTATACTCTTCAGCTTATTATACGACTATAGATTTTCCAAAAAACGTATTAGAAAAACACATTTTAAATGAAGAGGCAGACACATCCTGTGGATTATTTGAGGAAAATTATAGTGCCAAGAAATTACTTATTAATGTAAGGGACTATTTGGATAGTGCAGACAATATAATATTAACTTCAGGTATAAGTGGAGATGACTTCACTGGAGAATTTAAAAAATACAAATCCAAGATTATCGGAAATAAATCAACGGAACATGTAAGTGACAAATATAGATTTTACAATAAAATTTCCAATAAATTCTTATGTCCTATGACTTTTTTAATATCTGATGTTGATGAGTTAGGTGAAATTTTAAAAGAATATGATGATGTATCATTTATTGTAAAACCCAATAAAGGATCAGGTGGATATGATACAATCCATCTGAATTATGATGCATACATTAAAGATAATCAAATAAAAAATAGTATTGAAAATATTCTTTTGTCACAGGACGAGATATTAGTTCAGGAATTCATAAGTGGAGTTAACATAAGCTCATCAGTACTAGCAAGTTCAACTGATGCAAAGACAATAATGAATACAAGACTATTAACACTTGATGATATTGGATTTAAAGGTGATTATAGATATTGCGGAAATATTATGCCATTGGATATAAAATCCATACAACAATTTACAAGATTCAATATACCTCATGATGAGATTGGAATAAAGAATCTAAATGAGGACATGAATATGCTTTCAGAGGAGATTATAAAAGAATCTAAATTAATCGGATCTAATGGAGTAGATTTGATATTATCCGGTGAGGAAAATAATGAGGGAAACATATTAAATAATGACATATATCTAATAGAAGTTAATCCCCGTTTTCAAGGTACCTATGAATGTGTAGAAAAAGTGTTATCCATAAATCTATTAGAAGAGCATATTAAAGCATGTAATGGAGAATTAATAGAAGAATTAAATCCGAATGCCCATGCAATTAAAGAGATATTATATGCACAATCTAAAATCAAACAGGGAAATCTCAATATCGACGGATTATATGATATATCCCATGAAAATACAATAATAGAAAAGGATCAACCGCTAGTTACAATAATTAAAGAATGTGGTAATGTGAAAAAAGGTTTAAAAGAGATTAAATCATTAAAAGATAAGATCAATTCAAATATCTATCCTATAGATAATTAA